From Erigeron canadensis isolate Cc75 chromosome 8, C_canadensis_v1, whole genome shotgun sequence, one genomic window encodes:
- the LOC122579180 gene encoding transcription factor BIM1-like isoform X1, translating to MVRTVKNHNNHHQEEEDEEDDEDYISRATYASSHKVNVGGSGSDQKMDSYRSKHSETEQRRRSKINERFQILRDLIPENDQKKDRASFLLEVIQYIQFLQEKLQVYEGTYQGWTPERSNLMPWLQRGNCGTDKFADQPQPLQSGSIEEGHGATRAVSVDMPLHPNRFQAEPSNTPQGSFPNFDPLASHLRPQLMNAAPPSSEDTIYHCTSGELEEPSISDTYSKGLLNNLTLTLGSSGVDLSQASIAVQLDIRKGTSSYTASTSSGVKDHGILSLGNQATTHCGVRRGGGICNQAHKRPRTETNE from the exons ATGGTTAGAACAGTTAagaatcataataatcatcatcaggaagaagaagatgaagaggatGATGAAGATTATATTTCAAGAGCTACTTATGCTTCCTCACATAAag TGAATGTAGGTGGGAGTGGAAGTGATCAGAAAATGGATTCTTATCGTTCTAAACATTCCGAGACCGAGCAGCGCCGAAGAAGCAAAATTAATGAGAG ATTTCAGATTCTGAGGGACCTAATTCCTGAAAATGATCAGAAAAAGGACAGGGCTTCATTCTTGTTGGAG GTTATACAGTATATCCAGTTTTTGCAAGAAAAGTTGCAGGTGTATGAAGGAACATACCAAGGTTGGACTCCAGAACGTTCAAACTTGATGCCATGG ttacaGAGAGGAAATTGTGGAACAGATAAATTTGCAGATCAACCACAACCTCTACAAAGTGGTTCTATTGAAGAGG GACATGGTGCCACCCGAGCAGTTTCTGTGGATATGCCACTACATCCAAATAGATTTCAAGCCGAGCCTTCTAACACGCCTCAAGGCTCCTTTCCTAATTTTGATCCCTTGGCATCACATTTACGACCTCAATTAATGAATGCTGCACCTCCTTCGAGTGAGGATACTATTTACCACTGCACTTCAGGAGAGCTGGAGGAACCTAGCATATCAGATACCTATTCCAAAGG GCTGTTGAATAATCTGACCCTGACATTGGGTTCTTCTGGAGTTGACTTGTCACAAGCCAGTATTGCTGTGCAATTAGATATCAGAAAAGGGACAAGTAGCTATACAGCTTCGACATCGTCAGGGGTCAAG GATCATGGTATTCTATCTCTTGGTAATCAAGCAACGACACATTGTGGGGTTAGGAGAGGAGGTGGCATCTGCAATCAAGCGCACAAGAGGCCGAGGACGGAAACAAACGAGTAA
- the LOC122579180 gene encoding transcription factor BIM1-like isoform X2, translating to MVRTVKNHNNHHQEEEDEEDDEDYISRATYASSHKGGSGSDQKMDSYRSKHSETEQRRRSKINERFQILRDLIPENDQKKDRASFLLEVIQYIQFLQEKLQVYEGTYQGWTPERSNLMPWLQRGNCGTDKFADQPQPLQSGSIEEGHGATRAVSVDMPLHPNRFQAEPSNTPQGSFPNFDPLASHLRPQLMNAAPPSSEDTIYHCTSGELEEPSISDTYSKGLLNNLTLTLGSSGVDLSQASIAVQLDIRKGTSSYTASTSSGVKDHGILSLGNQATTHCGVRRGGGICNQAHKRPRTETNE from the exons ATGGTTAGAACAGTTAagaatcataataatcatcatcaggaagaagaagatgaagaggatGATGAAGATTATATTTCAAGAGCTACTTATGCTTCCTCACATAAag GTGGGAGTGGAAGTGATCAGAAAATGGATTCTTATCGTTCTAAACATTCCGAGACCGAGCAGCGCCGAAGAAGCAAAATTAATGAGAG ATTTCAGATTCTGAGGGACCTAATTCCTGAAAATGATCAGAAAAAGGACAGGGCTTCATTCTTGTTGGAG GTTATACAGTATATCCAGTTTTTGCAAGAAAAGTTGCAGGTGTATGAAGGAACATACCAAGGTTGGACTCCAGAACGTTCAAACTTGATGCCATGG ttacaGAGAGGAAATTGTGGAACAGATAAATTTGCAGATCAACCACAACCTCTACAAAGTGGTTCTATTGAAGAGG GACATGGTGCCACCCGAGCAGTTTCTGTGGATATGCCACTACATCCAAATAGATTTCAAGCCGAGCCTTCTAACACGCCTCAAGGCTCCTTTCCTAATTTTGATCCCTTGGCATCACATTTACGACCTCAATTAATGAATGCTGCACCTCCTTCGAGTGAGGATACTATTTACCACTGCACTTCAGGAGAGCTGGAGGAACCTAGCATATCAGATACCTATTCCAAAGG GCTGTTGAATAATCTGACCCTGACATTGGGTTCTTCTGGAGTTGACTTGTCACAAGCCAGTATTGCTGTGCAATTAGATATCAGAAAAGGGACAAGTAGCTATACAGCTTCGACATCGTCAGGGGTCAAG GATCATGGTATTCTATCTCTTGGTAATCAAGCAACGACACATTGTGGGGTTAGGAGAGGAGGTGGCATCTGCAATCAAGCGCACAAGAGGCCGAGGACGGAAACAAACGAGTAA